The Azospirillum sp. TSA2s region GCTCACCGCCCTCGGTGGGATCGGCGACCGGGTGGAGGGGCTGGAGGCTGGAGGCGACGACTATCTGGTCAAGCCCTTCGCCTTTGCCGAGTTGCTGGCCCGTCTCAATGCTCTGGTGCGGCGTCCGCCGCTGAACGACGTCCCCACGGTGCTCCGGGTGGCCGACCTCGAAATGGACCTCCTGAAACGCTCCGTGACCCGAGGAGGCGAATCCATCGATCTGCAACCGCGCGAGTTCCAGCTGCTGGAGTATCTGATGCGCAATGCCGGGCGCGTGACGACCCGCACGATGCTGCTGGAGCATGTCTGGGACTTCCACTTCGATCCCAAGACCAACATCGTAGAAACCCACATCAGCCGCCTGCGGGCCAAAGTGGAGCGCGGCCGCAGCAGAGAGTTGATCTGCACGGTACGCGGGGCCGGATACACCCTGAATGACGACCCTGCCTAGACTGTTCCGTACCGCCAGTTTCCGGCTGGCCGCCGCCTTCGCTCTCATCTTCGCGGTGTCGGCGCTGATCCTGGGGGGAGTGGTCTATTGGACCACCCACGCGGCGTTGGAACAGCAGATGAACAGCCGGATCATGGCCGATTTTGACCGGCTTCGCGGTGAATTCCAGACCGGCGGTCAGGCGCAGCTCGCTGCCGAGGTGCGGCGCACCGCTGGCCGTCCGGGCGCGCTGCATGAACTTGTCGCCGATGCAGGCGGCACCATTCTGGCCGGCGATATGACGGCGGTTCCTCAGCCGGGCTGGAGTACCATCGAACCGCACCGGATGCCCAGCGACGAGAGCGAACTCGTGGGGATCCGCACCCTGACGGTCCGGTTGCCGGACAGCACACTGCTGGCGGTCGGTGACGATC contains the following coding sequences:
- a CDS encoding response regulator transcription factor; protein product: MKILIIEDDPETAGYLQTGLREQGHSVECVGNGRDGLLLAAGQPFDALVVDRMLPGLDGLSVLKTLRGAGVKTPVLLLTALGGIGDRVEGLEAGGDDYLVKPFAFAELLARLNALVRRPPLNDVPTVLRVADLEMDLLKRSVTRGGESIDLQPREFQLLEYLMRNAGRVTTRTMLLEHVWDFHFDPKTNIVETHISRLRAKVERGRSRELICTVRGAGYTLNDDPA